One region of Manis pentadactyla isolate mManPen7 chromosome 9, mManPen7.hap1, whole genome shotgun sequence genomic DNA includes:
- the PRG2 gene encoding bone marrow proteoglycan, producing the protein MPLSTSLQSPRMMWPLCVCVCVCDEPCSPLQNNTEMKLLVLLALLFGAISALHLKTDMSNFESSLGDETLPQDKEMPELEAGDAPLLTGEDWGSGSEGAPEEEGALESVSALNELDKNLQCPKEEDTVKLAGSPACKTCRFLLVRSAFNFNQAELTCRRCYRGNLVSIHSFNFNSRIQCAVRGLNQGQVWIGGLVTGMARGAPAPSGEPLLTPSSAQLAADLSVLPGSCKRFRWVDGSSWNFAYWAPGQPWAHGGRCVSLCTRGGQWRRTLCSRSLPFICSY; encoded by the exons ATGCCTTTGTCCACCTCACTCCAAAGTCCCCGCATGATGtggccattgtgtgtgtgtgtgtgtgtgtgtgacgaaCCATGTTCTCCATTGCAGAACAACACCGAGATGAAACTCCTTGTACTTCTGGCTCTTCTGTTTGGGGCCATATCAGCTCTTCATCTGA AGACTGACATGTCCAATTTTGAGAGCTCCTTGGGAGATGAGACCCTGCCTCAGGATAAGGAGATGCCAGAACTTGAGGCAGGGGATGCCCCCCTGCTGACAGGAGAGGACTGGGGCTCTGGAAGTGAAGGTGCCCCTGAGGAAGAGGGGGCTCTGGAGTCTGTCTCAGCCTTGAATGAATTGGACAAGAACCTTCAGTGCCCTAAGGAGGAAGACACAGTGAAACTGGCAGGCAGCCCTGCATGCAAAACCTGCCGCTTCCTCCTGGTGCGGAGCGCCTTTAATTTTAATCAGGCTGAG CTTACTTGCCGGAGGTGCTACCGGGGCAACCTGGTCTCCATTCACAGCTTCAACTTCAATTCCCGGATCCAGTGCGCAGTCAGGGGGCTCAACCAGGGCCAAGTTTGGATCGGAGGCCTGGTCACAGGCATGGCAAGAGGGGCTCCAGCGCCGAGTGGGGAGCCCCTCCTGACTCCATCCAGTGCCCAGCTGGCTGCGGATTTGTCTGTGCTTCCG GGTTCCTGCAAACGTTTTCGGTGGGTTGACGGCAGTTCTTGGAACTTTGCATACTGGGCACCCGGCCAGCCCTGGGCTCATGGTGGCAGATGTGTGTCATTGTGTACCCGAG GGGGCCAATGGCGTCGAACTCTCTGCAGCAGGAGTCTCCCCTTTATCTGTTCCTACTGA
- the PRG3 gene encoding proteoglycan 3: protein MKHPLLLPILLLGTVSALRLENDAPHLESGGTQAELSQDLEDSWEQEGQLALTEEAIQSEADEAEAYGYQDDFEDGEAMESDPAALDKDMDCPREEDTVQWQGSPGCKTCRYLLVRTPRKFRKAQRICKRCYRGNLISIHSYNFNYRIQCLTSGINQGQIWIGGIIRGRFLCKKFYWTDGSSWNFGYWAPGQPGNGKGRCVALCTRGGQWRRTRCKRRLPFVCSF, encoded by the exons ATGAAACACCCGCTGCTCCTGCCCATTCTCCTGCTGGGGACAGTTTCTGCTCTTCGTCTGG AGAATGATGCTCCCCATTTGGAAAGCGGAGGGACACAGGCAGAGCTGAGCCAGGATCTGGAAGATTCATGGGAGCAGGAGGGACAGCTGGCCCTGACTGAGGAGGCGATTCAGTCAGAGGCAGACGAGGCTGAGGCTTATGGCTATCAAGATGACTTTGAGGATGGGGAGGCCATGGAGTCGGACCCAGCTGCTCTAGACAAGGACATGGACTGCCCCAGGGAAGAGGACACAGTTCAATGGCAGGGCAGTCCTGGGTGCAAGACCTGCCGCTACCTATTGGTGCGGACCCCCAGGAAGTTTAGGAAAGCTCAG CGTATCTGCAAGCGGTGCTACCGAGGCAACCTCATCTCCATCCATAGCTACAACTTTAACTATCGCATCCAGTGCTTGACCTCAGGAATCAACCAAGGCCAGATCTGGATTGGAGGCATCATCAGGGGCCGG TTTCTGTGTAAGAAATTTTACTGGACTGATGGTAGCAGCTGGAATTTTGGATACTGGGCCCCAGGGCAGCCTGGCAACGGGAAAGGACGATGTGTGGCCCTGTGCACCAGAG GGGGTCAGTGGCGCCGAACTCGGTGCAAAAGGCGTCTGCCCTTCGTCTGCTCCTTCTAA